The sequence atcatagctcactgcagccccaaacacagggatcctcctgcctcaggctcctgagtagctgggactacaggagtgcaacatcacacctggctaagttttttttttttttttttaattttgtagagatggggtctcagtatgttgctcaggctggtcttgaactcctggcctcaagccatcctaacaccttggcctcccaaagtgctaggattacaggtgtgagccattgcacccagccaatactaagattattaaaaatttttcccataaagtcttttaacactttcataatttaattttttatattaaaaatttaaatccatattAAATTTATCCTGGTATAAGATGTGAAGTGTgaattcatcttctgtttttttgtttcctttttccatctgcttttcaaTATTGCCTAGTGAGGTGTGAattcaaattcatgttttcctCCAGATGGTTATCCAGTTATTTCAGAAGCATCTTTTCTGCACTAATTTGAAGTGCTGTCCTTTTCATAcactacattttcatttatgtgtggatttatttatggattttatattctgtcccatttatctatttatcagtATCCTACTATTTCAGTGATTAAttgtaaaatgtcaatatttggcTAGGCTGacccattattactttttttttcccagaaattttttgactattttgcttgtttatttctacatatgatttttaggatcagcttatctACTTAAAACACCTCATtattttattgggattttttaatttatgagctATTTATAGAGTAAAGGAAAAATGACATTTATGATGTTTCCATTCCAAGAATATGCTATGCCTTATTATTTGCTCaggacatttattatgtgtccaatagtattaataacattttaaagtttttatttcatatagatcttacctatttcttgttatttccaagtagattttctttttgctattgtaaattcctgtttagtatattttctaactggttgtaatttgtatttattgaaggatattgagttaatcatttctgcatgttaattttgaattttcttgtttgtgaaaCAGGCAAACTAAATGAGGGTTTTAaatcattagaaattaatttgttccctcttctttttaatatttattcatacagtaaattctttctttattactgGTCAATTCAGGTTTTCTTGTGCAGTAGCTAATGTTGAGTATCCTTTACTTTGACAGAACTTATTAACAGATTTGTCATGGATATCCCTCTATGTGTATAGTATATTaggagttttttgttatttatgttgatgccaccattttgtgttaaatcaacaaaaaatttaaatatttttccaatgaatCGTGATTGATTCCTCTTCACCAATTGAATTATCACCCAACACAAGAGCCTATTCATCATAACTCATTACTTCtactattgatctatttttttcctgtttaatgaattattgcttttggtatgatctgaaatttgttttggttacaatttccttcttgatgttagaacaatttttatcaatttctttgcttctatttgtcacttttgtttcatatgccattaattttatatgtggatttcctctaagctttttaataaatttaaagatgagaaaataaagtcctttttatatatgcccaaatcaggaatatataattatgttccaAAACATCTTTCAATTATAGTGATAGTGGcatatttaagcttttttttttttcagaataaagtgcttcatttattgatgattaaatgtccccagccccctgccccagggccatgGGCCTCACAAGGAGGTCAGAAGGGTTCAGCGCCCCCAACTATGCCCCTTGGGCCCAGGCCTCTTCCCACCCCGGCCACACTGGGAAGGTGGTAGCGTGGGGGAGTAGTGGGAGTTTAAGGTGCAAAAAGtataacaaacaaaactgtataaACACAAGAGGAAAGAGCTTAACTAGGAAACATGTAGTTTACGGAACCTTCCACTCCATCTTAAAAGCaggaatgaagacattaaatgacaacaaaataggATTTCCTATTAGTGCAGGCCTCATGAGGGCAAGCACCGGGCACAGGCTGGGGTCCCCTGTCCCCGGGGGTTTCTCTCACCAGCAGTGCTGTGAGCGGCCCACCCACCTGTGCAGAGGCCCGGGAGGAGCCAGGATGCTGGAGCCGGCCAGGGACAGGCTGTGGCTGCCCTAGTGCCGCCACAGGGGAGCAGAgacggacacagacacacacgtctCCTTCTGGTGTGAAAGGGCCAGGGTAGCTGGTGAGGGGCAGAGGTGCTCTGTGAgcggcagccctgccccctgtcCCACCGAGAGCACCTTGAAACCCCAAAACACTTGTCCAAGTGGTCCTCCTTGGACCCTGCCCCTGGGGTCTAGCCTGTCTGCAGGGGTTCCTTGactccagcccctgggagctggtgctgagggaggcacctgtctgcccacctagggcctggcccacagcaccaAGGCCTAGCAGCTTCGGGGGACATCGCCGGGACTCAAGACCCACGGTGCAGCCTGGTGCAGGTTGGGGGCCCCCGGGCCTGCCGGCAGGGATGTGAGTGGGGAAAGCAAGCCCCTGgggtccagcccctgcctcccccacactaCTTGGTGCAGAGCCCGGACTGCAGTTCCCGCTGCTCAACGCTCCCCACCCGCACCCGCCAGTGTCCAGTCTCAAGCCCTGGCTGGGTGTCCACAGCCCTCAGACTGGGTCCACAACTCTTCTACGGGGCGGCACCCCAACTTTTCCCCAAACCCTGCAAGAAGAAGGAGCAAATTAGGGACACGAGCACGTGGGGCTAAACCGCTGAGGCCGCTCCAGGCTGGGCCTGACCAACCCTCTCCGGCTCCGGCCTCAGCAGCGTGACCGGCCACTACACCTGTCCCCGGGCCCCTCCGTCCCCGCCGGACCTGCCGCCTCCAGCACCCCCCTCGCCTGGAGGGGTGCTGCAAacagtttcctctcttttctttttccttcacttccaaaaaaaacccaaaaagtaaaGGCTTCAGGGAGCCGCAGAAGGGGGGCACTTGCGAGGGAGGCGTCCTCCACCGGCTCTGGGGGCTGCCGGCCCGCGCCCCCTGGGTCGGGGTCTCAGGCGGAGCACATCCAGCCACCTctggaggagggggcggcggcTCAGGCCCGAGCTGCTGCCCCCCAGCAAGGGGGGAGGGCAGCGGGGTACCCCCCGGAgcgggccctgggctccaggtcGCAGCAGGTGTAGCTCGGCAGCTAGTTGGTGGCGTTCATGCCCCGCCAGTGCCGGCAGCGGTGGGGACgaggggcggcggggcggcggggtCTGGGGGAgcccggggagcaggggcagcgcgggcctgaggctgggcggggggcaggcccgggccggggcgggcggtCGCCGGCCCGCGGGCGGCTGACAAGGAAGCATTTCTCCTTGTGGGCCTCGAGCACGTCGAGGCAGCGGCAGCGCGGGCCGCACACGTCGCAAGGCTCCGGCTTCTCCCCGTGTGCGGCGCCGCCGCCGCTTCACGCTGGGCGGGCTGGGGAAGCTCCTGCCGCAGATGTCGCAGATGTCCGGCCTCTCCCCTGTGTGGGTCTTCGTGTGCTCATCAAAGCACTGCTTCATGTTGAAGTCCTGGCCACACCACTGGCACAGGAGCTGCTTGTGGCCAGTGTGGATGCTCATGTGTGACGGCAGCTGGTACCTGTACTGGAAACGCTCCTTGCAGTTGTCACATCTGAATGGCTTCTCCCCGGAGCGCTGCAGTGAGTGCACCTCGAGGGACATGCTGCGCTTGAAGGACTTCCCGCAGGCTTCACAGGTGGAGGGCATGTCCTTGGTGTGGGCAACCATGTGCGAAACATGGGCCATGGTATAGAACTCACAGATCTCACATGAGAACTTCTTCTCTGGGTACCCATGCACAATCTTCTTGTGCTCATGGAGGGACCAGAGCTTCTTGAAAGCTTTGCCACACGTCACACACTGGATGTTGCGCTCGCAGTCCGTCTGCCGCTGCAGCAGCCGCTCACTCTCTAGCAGGAAGCGCTTGCCGCACTGGTCACAGATCTGCATGTGGCTGTGGGTCACATTCATGTGTTTCTCCAGGTACCAGCGGTTGTTGAAATCTCGTGGGCACTTCTGGCACGGGTggtgctgcttctcctccagcctcacGTTGGCCCCCCGCCCATCAGTGGCTGGAGGCCCTCGGGCTGGTGCAGAGGCCACTCTGGGGGACAGCTTGGGTCGCTTCCCACTACATGGCCCAGCCTCCTCAGGCTCAGAGGTGCCTTGGCGCCAGGCATTCTCCCGGGACCGCGTGGCCATGCgactgtggggaggggggtcAGCACGGCTGCCCCGGCGCCCTGGTGGCCCCTGCATGCTGCCAgcttccccctcctctgcttcctcctcctcagagctCTCTTGATCCTGCTCActgggcccttcctcctcctcctcttcttcctcttcctcctgctcactgtgcccttcctcttcctcctcttcctcttctccctcactgccactttcttgatcctcctcctcctctcctccactgccaccatcctcctcttcctcatcctcttcttcctcctcctcctcctcctctgagtgtCTCTGCAGTACATCCTCCCGGCCCAGCATCATGGTGGCCGgctcctcccagggcctggctttCCCTCGGCCAGTGGACACGTGCAGTGTCTGGTTGTTGAGGTTCACCTCCACAATGATCTGGGGCTGCTCCTGGCGGCTGTAGGTGCCAGAACCCCCAAGCTCTTCCTccaactcctccccaccctccagcttaCACAAGCTGGCCGGGGGCCTGCCGGCCTCCTCGACAgcaccctccttctcctctttgaagaagggctgggctggcccaatggtggcaggcactgtgccgcCAGCGGTCCCTGCCCGTCCTCCACGCGCACTGAGTAGGGGTCAGGACCCTCGCGGGCACAGATCTTGGGCAGGCCTGGGGTGTCCGCCTCCTGCTTGATGTCACAGTAGTAGGGTGGCACAGCTGGGGTGCAGCTGGCAGCcggctgggccagggccacagTGCCGGGACCTGGTGGGCCTAGGGAGCGGGCGTCCAGCAGTTCCTGGCGGGACGCGGCGATGCCGGCCATCTGCAGCAAGGAGGCGGCACTGAGCACCTCGTGGGCGCTGGCTGCGTTGACCAGCAGCTCGGGCGTGTAGATGAAGCTGAGGATCTGCTGCAGGCCACCAGGCGCCAGCGCCTCCAGGGACAGCTCCACACGCCGCAGCTGCTCGTTCTGGGTGAAGAGCGAGTGGAAGAACCGGCTGTGGGCAGCGCGCGCGCCCGTGTGTGCCGGGAAGACGCTGCGCTGGGGCACCCGCACCAGGCCCATGTCGCAGGGGTCGGGCCGGAAGAGGCGCTGCTGGGTCAGGCGGCCCGTCAAGCAGGCGAAGTGCGGCGCCCCGTCCTCCGCCAGCGAGAACTCAGCGCCGGTGAGTCAGTGTCGTCCCAGCCAGCAGCGTGGCGCGTGGCGCTGGGGGCTCGCAGGGCCCCGCGGGGTCGCTGCCCCCACGGCCGGGCCGGGCCGCCCCCGCGCAGGGCCCCGCGACCACGGCCCCGGGGGCGAGTCCAGCGCCGAGCAGCTCTTAGGCTTTAATAAGTTTTGAATAAgcgttttgctttttgtttgtgtccAAGTTTCTCGTGCCTGtctctgaaaacacattttagagcCATGTTAAAATGTTGGTTGGTCACCTTGCAGGGCTTGAATGGCACATCCCTGGGACCCTGACGGGAGGTGGGGACTCATCCGGTTTGAGTTTAGTGGGTCACAGTCACTTCCTCACGCTCAGCTCCTGGTGGCCGTCCGGGTCTGGGACGCCTCCCGGGAATGTCTCGCTGCGCGTCTCCGCTGCTGACCGCGGGCGCAGGAACCGGTCCTGTGGCCCCGCCCAGCGCCACCAGGCAGGAGTTAAAGTCAGCGTGAGAGACTGTTCCGAACTGACGACAGCTGAGCTGTCTAATTTTCGCAATGTCTGATGACACAGGGCCACGCACATGCTGTCGCCGGAGCCCTTCGCGGGCCCCGGGGGACCGCAGGAGCGAGGCCGAGGCGCGGCCCCTCCAGCCAGGTCGCCCTGCTGCGGGCTGTGCCTGCGCAGCCCTCCGGCTTCTCCGGTTTTCTCTTAGAAAATCCCCAAGTGCATCTCAGCTGGGTGACAATGAGAGCGTCCAGGCCTGCGGAACAGCGAAAGCTTCTAACTCCATTCAGGTCCCGCCAGCTCCAGCTTTTCCTGCCGGGGCCTCTGCAGGTAGGAGCCTGGGACGGGGCTCTAGCCTAGTTCGCTCCaagtagaaatttcattttgaataattttcggttgattttcttattctttttcaggtCAACAACCATACGGTCTggaaatacagttggcccttgaacaacacgggtttgaactgcacagggcCCAGTTACGTGTGGTTTCTCCTCCGCCTCTGCCGCCCAAGACAGCCcgaccaccctcctcctcctccgcctcagCCTGCTCAGCATGGAGACGACGGGGATGAAGACCTTCCTGAggctccacttccacttaatggatagtaaatatatt is a genomic window of Lemur catta isolate mLemCat1 chromosome 24, mLemCat1.pri, whole genome shotgun sequence containing:
- the LOC123627284 gene encoding LOW QUALITY PROTEIN: zinc finger and BTB domain-containing protein 47-like (The sequence of the model RefSeq protein was modified relative to this genomic sequence to represent the inferred CDS: inserted 5 bases in 3 codons; deleted 1 base in 1 codon) codes for the protein MCVALCHQTLRKLDSSAVVSSEQSLTLTLTPAWWRWAGPQDRFLRPRSAAETRSETFPGGVPDPDGHQELSFSLAEDGAPHFACLTGRLTQQRLFRPDPCDMGLVRVPQRSVFPAHTGARAAHSRFFHSLFTQNEQLRRVELSLEALAPGGLQQILSFIYTPELLVNAASAHEVLSAASLLQMAGIAASRQELLDARSLGPPGPGTVALAQPAASCTPAVPPYYCDIKQEADTPGLPKICAREGPDPYSVRVEDGXGTAGGTVPATIGPAQPFFKEEKEGAVEEAGRPPASLCKLEGGEELEEELGGSGTYSRQEQPQIIVEVNLNNQTLHVSTGRGKARPWEEPATMMLGREDVLQRHSEEEEEEEEEDEEEEDGGSGGEEEEDQESGSEGEEEEEEEEGHSEQEEEEEEEEEEGPSEQDQESSEEEEAEEGEAGSMQGPPGRRGSRADPPPHSRMATRSRENAWRQGTSEPEEAGPCSGKRPKLSPRVASAPARGPPATDGRGANVRLEEKQHHPCQKCPRDFNNRWYLEKHMNVTHSHMQICDQCGKRFLLESERLLQRQTDCERNIQCVTCGKAFKKLWSLHEHKKIVHGYPEKKFSCEICEFYTMAHVSHMVAHTKDMPSTCEACGKSFKRSMSLEVHSLQRSGEKPFRCDNCKERFQYRYQLPSHMSIHTGHKQLLCQWCGQDFNMKQCFDEHTKTHTGERPDICDICGRSFPSPPSVKRRRRAHGEKPEPCDVCGPRCRCLDVLEAHKEKCFLVSRPRAGDRPPXGPGLPPAQPQAXALPLLPGLPQTPPPRRPSSPPLPALAGHERHQLAAELHLLRPGAQGPLRGVPRCPPPLLGGSSSGLSRRPLLQRWLDVLRLRPRPRGRGPAAPRAGGGRLPRKCPPSAAP